The Sphingobium sp. BYY-5 genome contains a region encoding:
- the prfA gene encoding peptide chain release factor 1 encodes MMHISAERIAQIEARRDEVQASMTRSDLAPDAFVRLSKEYAEIEPVARAARELRRLRQELAALEMMTGGEEADPAMRDMAQEEMQLIKGRLPDAERALALQLLPKDAADARPAMLEIRAGTGGDEAALFAGDLFRMYQRYADAQGWKMEMISANASEQGGFKEVVASINGVGVFAKLKFESGVHRVQRVPVTESGGRIHTSAATVAVLPEPEEVDVQIADGDLKIDIYRASGAGGQHVNTTDSAVRITHLPSGIVVTQQDERSQHKNKAKAMQVLRARIYEAERERTQSEQAGARKAMVGSGDRSERIRTYNFPQGRVTDHRINLTLHRLPEILEGPGLAEVIDALMAEDEAARLAQLDGAG; translated from the coding sequence CTGATGCACATCTCCGCCGAACGCATCGCGCAGATCGAGGCGCGCCGGGACGAGGTGCAGGCGTCGATGACCCGCAGCGACCTTGCGCCCGATGCGTTCGTGCGGCTGTCCAAGGAATATGCCGAGATCGAGCCGGTGGCGAGGGCCGCGCGCGAATTGCGCCGGTTGCGGCAGGAACTGGCCGCGCTGGAGATGATGACCGGTGGCGAGGAAGCCGATCCCGCCATGCGCGACATGGCGCAGGAGGAGATGCAACTCATCAAGGGCCGGCTCCCCGACGCGGAACGGGCGCTGGCGTTGCAACTGCTGCCGAAGGACGCGGCCGACGCCCGGCCCGCCATGCTGGAAATCCGCGCCGGCACCGGCGGTGATGAGGCCGCGCTCTTCGCTGGCGACCTGTTCCGCATGTATCAGCGCTATGCCGATGCGCAGGGCTGGAAGATGGAGATGATCTCCGCCAATGCTTCGGAACAGGGGGGCTTCAAGGAAGTGGTCGCCTCCATCAACGGCGTCGGCGTCTTCGCGAAGCTGAAGTTCGAAAGCGGCGTCCACCGTGTCCAGCGCGTGCCCGTCACGGAAAGCGGCGGACGCATCCATACCTCTGCCGCGACCGTCGCCGTCCTTCCCGAGCCGGAGGAGGTCGACGTCCAGATCGCCGACGGCGATTTGAAGATCGACATCTACCGCGCTTCGGGTGCCGGCGGGCAGCATGTGAACACCACCGACTCCGCCGTCCGCATCACCCATTTGCCCAGCGGCATCGTCGTGACCCAGCAGGACGAACGATCGCAGCACAAGAATAAGGCGAAGGCGATGCAGGTCCTGCGCGCGCGCATCTACGAAGCCGAGCGTGAGCGCACCCAGAGCGAGCAGGCTGGCGCGCGCAAGGCGATGGTGGGATCGGGCGACCGGTCGGAACGCATCCGCACCTATAATTTCCCGCAAGGGCGCGTCACCGACCACCGCATCAACCTGACGCTGCACCGCCTGCCCGAGATTCTCGAAGGACCGGGCCTCGCCGAAGTCATCGATGCGCTGATGGCGGAGGATGAAGCCGCCCGTCTCGCGCAACTGGACGGGGCGGGGTGA
- the ppa gene encoding inorganic diphosphatase: protein MNIELIPVGDDPPNSLNVIIEVPVGGEPVKYEFDKASGALFVDRILHTPMRYPANYGFVPHTLSPDGDPLDALVIARSPFVPGSVVRARPIAVLNLEDEAGGDEKLVCVPDNKTFPYYADVGEKDDLPGIVMEQIEHFFTHYKDLEKTKWVRIGTWGGAEDAKRITLEAIARYQAEKKAA, encoded by the coding sequence ATGAATATCGAACTGATCCCTGTCGGCGACGATCCGCCCAACAGCCTGAACGTCATCATCGAGGTTCCCGTTGGCGGCGAACCGGTGAAATATGAGTTCGACAAGGCGTCGGGTGCGCTGTTCGTGGACCGCATCCTGCACACGCCGATGCGCTACCCCGCCAATTACGGCTTCGTTCCGCACACGCTGTCGCCCGACGGCGACCCGCTGGACGCACTGGTCATCGCCCGCTCGCCCTTCGTCCCCGGATCGGTCGTGCGCGCGCGCCCGATCGCGGTGCTGAACCTGGAAGACGAAGCGGGCGGCGACGAAAAGCTGGTCTGCGTCCCCGACAACAAGACCTTCCCTTATTATGCCGATGTCGGCGAGAAGGACGACCTGCCCGGCATCGTGATGGAGCAGATCGAGCATTTCTTCACCCACTATAAGGATCTGGAAAAGACCAAGTGGGTGCGCATCGGCACCTGGGGCGGCGCGGAAGACGCCAAGCGCATCACCCTGGAAGCGATCGCCCGCTATCAGGCGGAGAAGAAGGCGGCGTAA
- a CDS encoding DUF4139 domain-containing protein — MKAAPLLPLLLTLLPFSAQAQDAADPTGATAQGDVAVTIYNGGQSLVQDDRQLVVNQGRNRIEFPDVSARIRPETVNLSGPGLSIVEQNFDYDLLSPDKLMDKAVGQEVTLVRTNPATGAETRERAKVLAANGGIVLQIGSRIEVLRDDGLPVRVVFDRVPPNLRARPTLSVTVESARGGTVPARLSYLTPNLGWTADYVALFDAAKGAMDMQGWVTLTNNTGTSFTNAKTILVAGNPADGGGRTNWWQSSGGASSGAIDQAGTESGARERLGDYYLYPLAARTTIANAQQKQVSFLDVKGAPVRATYEYVNGWLGSTAEATSASSVLKFSTSKQGGLGDQLPAGTIRVYMRDARGDPQFIGENSIDHTPMGSSMALRTGDAFDVKVRPTVEQRTRKGGSRWETKMRYTLTNARPESVTIDLAQLGLWGDTRVTMQSLGGQSLEGKRVSADRMEWSVPVAANGSVDLSVTFDSRY, encoded by the coding sequence ATGAAAGCCGCGCCCCTGCTTCCCTTGCTGCTGACCCTTCTTCCCTTTTCGGCGCAGGCGCAGGACGCCGCTGACCCGACCGGCGCCACGGCGCAGGGCGACGTTGCCGTCACCATCTATAATGGGGGGCAGTCGCTGGTGCAGGATGATCGGCAACTCGTCGTGAACCAGGGGCGCAACCGCATCGAATTTCCCGACGTATCGGCGCGCATCCGGCCGGAAACGGTGAATCTTTCCGGTCCGGGCCTTTCCATTGTCGAGCAGAATTTCGACTATGACCTCCTGTCCCCCGACAAGCTGATGGACAAGGCGGTCGGGCAGGAGGTGACGCTGGTGCGCACCAACCCCGCAACCGGCGCGGAAACGCGCGAGCGGGCCAAGGTTCTGGCGGCCAATGGCGGCATCGTCCTCCAGATCGGCAGCCGGATCGAGGTGCTGCGCGACGACGGCCTGCCGGTGCGTGTGGTGTTCGACCGGGTGCCGCCCAATCTGCGCGCCCGCCCGACCCTGTCGGTGACAGTCGAATCGGCGCGCGGTGGAACGGTGCCGGCGCGGCTTTCCTATCTGACGCCCAATCTCGGCTGGACCGCCGACTATGTCGCCTTGTTCGATGCGGCCAAGGGCGCGATGGACATGCAGGGCTGGGTCACGCTCACCAACAATACGGGCACCAGCTTCACCAATGCCAAGACCATATTGGTCGCGGGCAATCCCGCCGATGGCGGCGGCCGGACCAACTGGTGGCAATCGTCGGGTGGGGCATCGAGCGGCGCGATCGACCAGGCCGGAACCGAAAGCGGTGCGCGCGAACGGCTGGGCGACTATTATCTCTATCCGCTCGCCGCACGCACGACCATCGCCAACGCCCAGCAGAAGCAGGTCAGCTTCCTCGACGTGAAGGGTGCGCCGGTGCGGGCTACCTATGAATATGTCAACGGCTGGCTCGGCAGCACGGCCGAAGCGACGAGCGCGTCGAGCGTGCTCAAATTCTCGACCTCGAAGCAGGGCGGCCTTGGCGATCAACTCCCCGCCGGCACAATTCGCGTCTATATGCGCGACGCGCGCGGCGATCCGCAGTTTATCGGGGAGAACAGCATCGATCACACGCCCATGGGGTCGTCCATGGCGCTGCGCACCGGCGACGCCTTCGACGTCAAGGTGCGCCCCACCGTCGAGCAGCGCACCAGAAAGGGCGGCTCCCGCTGGGAAACGAAGATGCGTTATACGCTGACCAACGCCCGGCCCGAATCGGTGACGATCGATCTGGCGCAACTGGGCCTGTGGGGCGACACCCGCGTCACCATGCAAAGCCTCGGAGGGCAAAGCCTGGAGGGCAAGCGAGTCTCGGCCGACCGGATGGAATGGAGCGTGCCGGTGGCCGCCAATGGTTCGGTCGACCTCAGCGTCACCTTCGATTCGCGCTACTGA
- the prmC gene encoding peptide chain release factor N(5)-glutamine methyltransferase produces MSIPDRLRTSTVQLAVGSDTPRLDAELLMAHALGLSRADMLLRQRDLDVPTGFAPLLERRLAGEPIAHIIGIRDFWTISLTVTPDVLIPRPDTETLIEVAVDHFHDRVPGSVLDLGTGSGALLLAALAQWPQARGLGIDASPAALAVAQGNAARLGLADRAVFRLGDWAEGVEGPFDLLLINPPYIARDEVLSGDVLREPASALFAGVDGLDDYRRIAPDLPRLIAPGGLAAIEIGHDQRESVSALLMEKGLDVAVRRDLAGHDRCLLAVHPS; encoded by the coding sequence GTGAGCATTCCCGACAGGCTGCGCACGTCGACTGTCCAGCTCGCTGTCGGTAGTGACACGCCGCGCCTCGACGCCGAATTGCTGATGGCCCATGCGCTGGGCCTGTCGCGCGCCGATATGCTGCTGCGCCAGCGCGATCTTGATGTGCCCACCGGTTTCGCCCCGCTGCTGGAACGTCGTCTGGCGGGCGAGCCGATCGCCCATATCATCGGCATCCGCGATTTCTGGACGATCAGCTTGACGGTCACGCCCGATGTCCTGATCCCACGTCCTGACACCGAAACGCTGATCGAGGTGGCGGTCGATCATTTCCATGATCGTGTACCCGGCAGCGTCCTGGACCTTGGCACCGGCTCCGGCGCATTGCTGCTGGCGGCGCTCGCGCAATGGCCGCAGGCACGGGGACTTGGCATTGACGCCTCCCCCGCTGCACTCGCCGTGGCGCAGGGCAATGCGGCCAGGCTGGGTCTGGCGGACCGCGCCGTCTTCCGACTGGGCGACTGGGCGGAGGGTGTGGAGGGGCCGTTCGATCTGCTCCTTATCAACCCGCCCTATATCGCGCGGGACGAAGTGCTTTCGGGCGATGTCCTGCGCGAACCGGCCAGCGCGCTGTTCGCGGGCGTCGACGGGCTGGACGATTATCGCCGCATCGCGCCTGACCTGCCGCGTCTGATCGCGCCCGGCGGCCTGGCGGCGATCGAGATTGGCCATGACCAGAGGGAAAGCGTCTCCGCACTGTTGATGGAAAAGGGGCTGGACGTGGCGGTGCGACGTGATCTCGCCGGGCATGACCGCTGCCTTCTTGCGGTCCATCCGTCGTGA
- a CDS encoding peptidase M61 — translation MIRSLAAALCLSTGLSTAIATPLFAQDAIRSRPTALPVNDATPAPRDIPYPGGTIRLEVDATDTTQRIFRVRETIPVAAAGPLTLLMPQWLPGNHAPRGQIEKLTGISFTVGGQPVTWKRDPLNVYAFQIDVPQGATEVVAQFQFLSATQPNQGRVVVTPKMLNIQWESVSLYPAGYYTRQIPIQASVTYPTGWQAATALRGTKSGDRVAYETIDYEALQDSPVFAGRYFKPVDLGSNVTLNIVADDADELDFKPDQIARHRKLVAEAGALFGTYHFNHYDFLLAITDEMGGIGLEHHRSSENQVEPGYFKKWDSGEALLDRNLLPHEFTHSWDGKFRRPDLLWTPDFNVPMQDNLLWVYEGQTQFWGYVLGARSGMFSKAETLDAYAHIAAKLDTTVGRQWRPMEDTTLDPVISARRPKGWPSWQRSEDYYNEGLMIWLEADAIIAKATRGKKGLDDFAKAFFGINPGDWGQVVYNRGDVIRTLNDIAPYDWAGFFQKYVDQPTRETPKGGFILGGYKLVYGEEPGAITKAAEGSGKMVDQSFGLGAIVKNDGEISGVIWDSAAFKAGLAVGSKILAVNGDEFSGDVWKAAIKAKAPIQIILKQDKYYRTLTLDYSGGLRYPRLEKTGEGEGSLDKLLKPRT, via the coding sequence ATGATCCGCAGCCTTGCTGCCGCACTATGCCTATCAACGGGCCTTTCAACCGCGATCGCCACACCGCTGTTCGCGCAGGACGCGATCCGTTCCAGGCCGACCGCCCTGCCCGTCAACGATGCAACGCCCGCGCCCAGGGACATACCCTATCCGGGCGGCACCATCCGGCTGGAGGTCGATGCGACCGACACGACCCAGCGCATCTTCCGCGTCAGGGAAACCATCCCCGTCGCAGCCGCCGGCCCGCTGACCCTGCTGATGCCGCAATGGCTGCCGGGCAATCATGCGCCGCGCGGGCAGATCGAGAAGCTGACCGGTATCAGCTTCACCGTGGGCGGCCAGCCCGTGACATGGAAGCGCGATCCGCTGAACGTCTACGCCTTCCAGATCGACGTGCCGCAGGGCGCGACTGAAGTCGTGGCGCAGTTCCAGTTCCTGTCCGCCACCCAGCCCAACCAGGGGCGCGTCGTCGTGACGCCCAAGATGCTGAATATCCAGTGGGAATCAGTCTCGCTCTATCCGGCCGGCTATTACACCCGCCAGATCCCGATCCAGGCGAGCGTCACCTATCCCACCGGCTGGCAGGCCGCGACCGCGCTGCGTGGCACGAAGAGCGGTGATCGCGTCGCCTATGAGACGATCGACTATGAGGCGTTGCAGGATTCGCCGGTCTTTGCCGGCCGCTATTTCAAGCCGGTGGACCTTGGCAGCAACGTGACGCTGAACATCGTCGCCGATGACGCCGACGAACTGGATTTCAAGCCCGATCAGATCGCCAGGCACAGGAAGCTGGTGGCCGAGGCGGGCGCCCTGTTCGGCACCTATCATTTCAATCACTACGACTTCCTGCTCGCCATCACCGACGAGATGGGCGGCATCGGCCTGGAGCATCACCGGTCGTCCGAGAATCAGGTCGAGCCGGGCTATTTCAAGAAATGGGATTCAGGCGAGGCACTGCTCGACCGCAACCTGCTGCCGCATGAATTCACCCATAGCTGGGACGGCAAGTTCCGCCGCCCCGACCTGCTCTGGACCCCCGATTTCAACGTGCCGATGCAGGACAATCTGCTGTGGGTCTATGAAGGGCAGACGCAATTCTGGGGCTATGTGCTGGGCGCGCGGTCGGGGATGTTTTCCAAGGCCGAGACGCTGGACGCCTATGCCCATATCGCCGCCAAGCTGGACACGACGGTCGGCCGTCAGTGGCGCCCGATGGAGGACACCACGCTCGACCCCGTCATCTCCGCCCGCCGTCCCAAGGGCTGGCCGAGCTGGCAGCGGTCCGAGGATTATTATAATGAAGGCCTGATGATCTGGCTGGAGGCCGACGCGATCATCGCCAAGGCGACGCGCGGCAAGAAGGGCCTGGATGATTTCGCCAAGGCCTTTTTCGGCATCAATCCAGGCGACTGGGGGCAGGTCGTCTACAACCGCGGCGATGTTATCAGGACGCTGAACGACATCGCCCCTTATGACTGGGCGGGCTTCTTCCAGAAATATGTCGACCAGCCCACGCGCGAGACGCCCAAGGGCGGCTTCATCCTGGGCGGTTACAAGCTGGTCTATGGCGAGGAGCCGGGCGCCATCACCAAGGCGGCCGAGGGATCGGGCAAGATGGTCGACCAGAGTTTCGGCCTGGGCGCGATCGTCAAGAATGACGGCGAAATCAGCGGCGTCATCTGGGACAGTGCGGCGTTCAAGGCGGGGCTGGCCGTGGGATCGAAGATCCTTGCGGTCAATGGCGACGAATTTTCCGGCGACGTGTGGAAGGCCGCGATCAAGGCCAAGGCACCGATCCAAATTATCCTGAAACAGGATAAATACTATCGCACTTTGACACTCGATTATTCGGGTGGCCTGCGCTATCCGCGCCTCGAAAAGACAGGAGAGGGTGAAGGCAGCCTCGATAAGCTGCTGAAACCGAGAACATGA
- a CDS encoding PLP-dependent aminotransferase family protein → MSTSLLRPPSLLRLLGAWRAQDSAEPAYRQLAQALRMLVMDGRVGLNVRLPGERELAAALGLSRTTVAAAFDRLRDEGFLESRQGSGSVTRLPPGRVETPPGEIDTTQGGNLLNWTHAALPAAPGVGRAYQAAVEALPAYLGDLGYDPLGLTVLRRAIAAHYERRGCPTSPDQIMVTNGAQQGFSLLLKWLAGPGDRVVIDHPTYHNAIQALQRAHVVPVPVGLPAQGWDIDAMEAAFRQTSPRFAYVIADFHNPTGRSMDPATRRALVTAAARSHTPLIVDETMVAMGLDFAPPPPVAMHDPSGRQVITLGSASKIFWGGLRVGWIRADPQTVAALGRLRTTMDMASPVVEQIAVAQLVDADVGLGARAEILRARRDHLLALIARHLPHWRVESPAGGLSLWAELPRAEATALAALAESLGVRIAAGPRFGVGGAFERFLRLPFTLDEAQLEAGVERLVEADARLHARMPKLRDSLAMALEADRLI, encoded by the coding sequence ATGTCCACTTCGCTGCTTCGTCCGCCGTCCCTCCTCCGCCTGCTGGGCGCCTGGCGTGCGCAGGACAGTGCTGAGCCGGCCTATCGCCAGCTCGCGCAGGCGTTGCGGATGCTGGTGATGGACGGGCGTGTGGGCCTTAATGTCCGCCTGCCGGGCGAACGCGAGCTGGCCGCTGCACTGGGCCTTTCCCGGACCACCGTTGCCGCCGCTTTCGACCGGTTGCGTGACGAAGGCTTCCTTGAAAGCCGGCAGGGGTCGGGCAGCGTCACGCGCCTGCCCCCCGGCCGGGTCGAAACCCCGCCGGGAGAGATCGACACCACGCAGGGCGGCAATCTGCTCAACTGGACCCATGCCGCGCTGCCCGCCGCGCCCGGTGTCGGCCGCGCCTATCAGGCGGCGGTGGAGGCATTGCCTGCCTATCTGGGCGATCTTGGCTATGATCCGCTCGGCCTGACGGTGCTGCGCCGGGCGATCGCGGCCCATTATGAGCGGCGCGGCTGCCCGACCTCACCCGACCAGATCATGGTGACGAACGGCGCGCAGCAGGGATTTTCGCTGCTCCTCAAATGGCTGGCCGGGCCGGGCGACCGGGTGGTGATCGACCATCCGACCTATCATAATGCGATCCAGGCGCTGCAGCGCGCCCATGTCGTGCCCGTGCCGGTCGGCCTGCCCGCGCAGGGCTGGGACATTGATGCCATGGAGGCGGCCTTCCGCCAGACATCCCCGCGCTTCGCCTATGTCATCGCCGATTTCCACAACCCGACCGGGCGCAGCATGGACCCGGCCACGCGGCGCGCCCTGGTGACAGCGGCGGCGCGCAGCCATACGCCGCTGATCGTCGACGAAACCATGGTGGCGATGGGCCTCGACTTCGCGCCGCCGCCGCCGGTTGCGATGCACGACCCGTCCGGGCGGCAGGTCATCACTTTGGGATCGGCCAGCAAGATCTTCTGGGGCGGTTTACGCGTTGGCTGGATACGCGCCGACCCGCAGACGGTCGCGGCTCTCGGCCGCCTGCGTACGACGATGGATATGGCCAGCCCCGTGGTTGAGCAGATCGCTGTCGCCCAACTGGTCGACGCCGATGTCGGCCTTGGCGCGCGGGCGGAGATATTGCGCGCGCGGCGCGACCATCTGCTGGCGCTGATCGCGCGGCATTTGCCCCATTGGCGGGTGGAATCGCCGGCCGGGGGCCTGTCGCTCTGGGCCGAACTGCCGCGCGCGGAGGCGACTGCGCTTGCGGCGCTGGCCGAAAGTCTGGGTGTCCGCATCGCCGCCGGCCCGCGTTTCGGCGTCGGCGGCGCGTTCGAGCGCTTCCTGCGTCTGCCCTTCACTCTGGATGAAGCGCAACTGGAGGCGGGCGTCGAGCGGTTGGTGGAAGCCGACGCCCGGCTTCATGCGCGGATGCCCAAGCTGCGCGATTCGCTGGCTATGGCGCTGGAGGCGGATCGGCTGATTTGA
- the hisS gene encoding histidine--tRNA ligase has protein sequence MAKIETPRPVRGTQDMLGGTTEAFQERFAHVVATFDRVRKLYGFQRVEVPVFESTGVFARSLGESTDVVSKEMYTFEDRGGDSITLRPEFTAGISRAYITEGWQQYAPLKVATHGPLFRYERPQKGRFRQFHQLDAEILGAGEPGADVELLVFADQLLRELGVSDGVTLTLNTLGDAASRDAWRAALVEHFMSHTHDLSEDSRDRLHRNPLRILDSKDPRDRPIADSAPDIDAYLTDEARSFFEKVTAGLDAAGVAWERNSRLVRGLDYYRHTAFEFVTDRLGAQGTVLGGGRYDGLIENLGGPSTPAVGWAAGIERLAMLVDMPAIDKPAIAVIPMGEAAEMKATGIIADLRRAGVACDMGYRGNMKKRMQRANASGAAWAIILGDDELARGEAAVRNLGTGEQQAVLLDALIGTVTAL, from the coding sequence ATGGCGAAGATCGAAACCCCGCGCCCCGTGCGCGGCACGCAGGATATGCTGGGCGGCACCACCGAAGCGTTTCAGGAGCGCTTCGCGCATGTGGTCGCGACGTTCGACCGGGTGCGCAAGCTCTACGGCTTTCAGCGGGTCGAGGTGCCGGTGTTCGAATCCACCGGCGTCTTCGCGCGCTCGCTGGGCGAAAGCACGGACGTCGTCTCGAAAGAGATGTACACGTTCGAGGATCGCGGTGGCGACAGCATCACCCTGCGCCCCGAATTCACCGCCGGCATCAGCCGCGCCTATATCACCGAAGGCTGGCAGCAATATGCGCCCTTGAAGGTCGCCACCCACGGTCCGCTCTTCCGCTACGAGCGCCCGCAAAAGGGCCGTTTCCGTCAGTTCCACCAGCTCGACGCCGAAATATTGGGCGCGGGCGAGCCGGGCGCGGACGTGGAACTTCTTGTTTTTGCTGACCAATTATTGCGTGAGTTGGGCGTTTCGGACGGCGTGACCCTGACCCTCAACACGCTGGGCGACGCGGCCAGCCGCGATGCCTGGCGCGCGGCGCTGGTCGAACACTTCATGTCTCACACGCATGATCTTAGCGAAGATAGCCGCGACCGCCTGCACCGCAATCCGCTGCGCATCCTCGACAGCAAGGACCCGCGCGATCGCCCGATCGCCGACAGCGCGCCGGATATCGACGCCTATCTGACCGACGAGGCGCGCAGCTTTTTCGAGAAGGTGACGGCGGGCCTCGACGCCGCGGGTGTCGCGTGGGAACGTAATTCCCGGCTGGTGCGCGGCCTTGATTATTATCGCCACACCGCGTTCGAATTCGTCACCGACCGGCTGGGCGCACAGGGCACGGTGCTGGGCGGCGGCCGCTATGACGGGCTGATCGAGAATCTGGGTGGTCCATCCACCCCGGCGGTCGGCTGGGCAGCGGGGATCGAACGGCTGGCGATGCTGGTGGATATGCCTGCCATCGACAAGCCAGCGATTGCCGTCATCCCGATGGGGGAAGCGGCCGAGATGAAGGCGACCGGCATCATCGCTGACCTGCGCCGCGCTGGCGTCGCCTGCGACATGGGCTATCGCGGCAATATGAAGAAGCGGATGCAACGCGCCAATGCTAGCGGAGCCGCCTGGGCGATCATCCTGGGCGACGATGAACTGGCGCGGGGCGAGGCGGCTGTCCGTAACCTGGGCACTGGTGAGCAGCAGGCGGTGCTGCTGGATGCACTGATCGGGACGGTCACGGCGCTCTGA
- a CDS encoding alginate export family protein: MDRIFLFTSFTLLFVGAPSALAEDGLSLSGNVRIRYEALDGQARAGLDDRIDLASLRTVIAADYRHGPIHLGAELWDSRAWGGKPGEGIGTGEVNTLEPVQAYVAADLGSVLGRDSKTAVQLGRFLLNLGSRRLVAADDYRNTTNGYSGARVDIATASGGTATLIYVLPQMRRPDDEQSVLDNAVAIDRESFDLRLWGGYAAQKLSRGSMIELGYVGLAERDAPGRPTRNRHLHSFSARVMRDPAPARFDYEVEGIWQMGRVRASNAPAAASLDVAAWFVHADAGYSFPGALKARLSAEFDYASGDRPGGRYGRFDTLFGMRRADFVPAGIFAQTGRANILTPGLRIEMAPGKRLDLFGSWHPMWLASRTDAFSTSGVRDATGRSGRFAGHMVDGRLRWWAVPQRVRAELNASWLGKGRFLRDAPNAPRSGDVRYISLALTTTF, encoded by the coding sequence GTGGACCGTATCTTCCTTTTCACCTCTTTCACCCTTTTGTTCGTTGGTGCGCCATCTGCTCTGGCGGAGGATGGCCTTTCTCTCTCGGGCAATGTCCGCATCCGTTATGAAGCGTTGGACGGGCAGGCGCGCGCGGGACTCGATGACCGGATCGACCTCGCCAGCCTGCGTACCGTGATTGCTGCCGATTATCGCCATGGTCCGATTCATCTCGGCGCGGAATTGTGGGACAGCCGTGCCTGGGGCGGCAAGCCGGGGGAGGGGATCGGCACCGGGGAGGTGAACACCCTGGAGCCGGTGCAGGCTTATGTCGCGGCTGATCTCGGTTCGGTGCTCGGGCGTGACAGCAAGACAGCGGTGCAACTGGGCCGCTTTCTCCTCAATCTCGGATCGCGGCGGCTGGTGGCGGCCGATGATTATCGCAACACCACCAACGGCTATAGCGGCGCGCGGGTGGATATCGCGACGGCGAGTGGCGGGACGGCGACGCTTATCTACGTCCTGCCGCAGATGCGCCGGCCCGACGATGAGCAATCCGTGCTCGATAATGCGGTTGCGATCGACCGGGAAAGTTTCGACCTCCGCCTATGGGGCGGTTATGCCGCGCAAAAGCTGTCGCGCGGGTCGATGATCGAACTGGGCTATGTCGGCCTCGCCGAACGCGATGCACCCGGCCGCCCGACGCGCAACCGCCATCTGCACAGCTTCAGCGCGCGCGTGATGCGCGATCCCGCACCCGCCCGGTTCGACTATGAGGTGGAAGGCATCTGGCAGATGGGACGTGTACGTGCGAGCAATGCGCCCGCTGCGGCATCGCTCGATGTCGCGGCCTGGTTTGTCCATGCCGATGCCGGATACAGCTTTCCAGGCGCGTTGAAGGCCCGCCTGTCCGCAGAATTCGACTATGCCAGCGGTGATCGGCCCGGTGGCCGCTATGGCCGGTTCGACACGCTGTTCGGGATGCGTCGCGCGGATTTCGTACCGGCGGGTATCTTCGCCCAGACCGGCCGCGCCAATATCCTGACGCCCGGCCTGCGCATCGAAATGGCGCCGGGCAAGCGGCTGGACCTGTTCGGAAGCTGGCATCCGATGTGGCTGGCGTCACGTACAGACGCTTTCTCGACCAGCGGCGTGCGCGATGCGACCGGTCGCTCGGGTCGCTTCGCTGGGCATATGGTCGATGGTCGCCTGCGCTGGTGGGCCGTGCCGCAGCGGGTGCGCGCCGAACTCAATGCCAGTTGGCTGGGCAAGGGGCGTTTCCTGCGTGATGCGCCCAATGCGCCGCGCTCCGGAGACGTCCGCTATATCTCGCTGGCGCTGACCACGACATTCTAA
- a CDS encoding DUF4167 domain-containing protein gives MINNRQAGRRNRGRNNNGRPNGNNRGGGDNGNRIDNRARGNATQLLEKYKNMARDAQMAGDRVNAEYYLQFADHYFRVLADNRARQDEQQQRFRPREDNFDEDGEDYDASYEGGEDFRSEQPSSYERPQRDQAQERAPRDQAQERAPRDQDRRQDRSEGSRDHREGRDARDGRNTYRDRNRRDRFGAEEGGVARQEMGVEGPAGNPAVEPAPQPIVEAEAEAPRPRRGRPRKVVAPVEAGEGFDAAVLPPSIARADNDAEADVEEAPKKRARRPRSTAATEAAE, from the coding sequence TTGATCAACAATCGGCAGGCCGGTCGCCGCAATCGCGGCCGGAATAATAATGGACGTCCCAACGGCAACAATCGGGGCGGTGGCGACAATGGCAACAGGATTGACAACCGCGCGCGCGGCAATGCGACCCAGCTTCTTGAGAAATACAAGAATATGGCGCGCGATGCCCAGATGGCGGGTGACCGGGTGAATGCCGAATATTATCTGCAGTTCGCCGACCATTATTTCCGCGTGCTCGCCGACAACCGGGCACGGCAGGACGAGCAGCAGCAGCGTTTCCGCCCTCGCGAGGATAATTTCGACGAGGATGGCGAGGATTATGACGCCTCCTATGAAGGGGGCGAGGATTTCCGCAGCGAACAGCCGTCCTCCTATGAGCGCCCCCAGCGTGACCAGGCTCAGGAGCGCGCTCCGCGCGATCAGGCCCAAGAGCGTGCGCCGCGCGATCAGGATCGTCGTCAGGATCGGAGCGAGGGATCGCGCGACCATCGGGAAGGGCGCGATGCCCGTGACGGCCGCAACACTTATCGTGACCGCAATCGCCGTGACCGCTTCGGTGCGGAGGAAGGCGGGGTTGCGCGGCAGGAAATGGGCGTAGAAGGACCGGCGGGCAATCCCGCTGTCGAGCCTGCGCCGCAGCCGATCGTGGAAGCGGAAGCCGAAGCGCCGCGTCCCCGCCGCGGCCGCCCGCGCAAGGTTGTTGCACCGGTTGAGGCTGGCGAAGGCTTCGATGCCGCCGTCCTGCCGCCGTCGATCGCGCGCGCCGACAATGACGCCGAAGCGGATGTCGAGGAAGCGCCCAAGAAGCGCGCTCGCCGCCCGCGCTCTACGGCCGCGACCGAAGCCGCCGAATAA